One genomic window of Solanum stenotomum isolate F172 chromosome 9, ASM1918654v1, whole genome shotgun sequence includes the following:
- the LOC125875821 gene encoding phosphatidylglycerophosphate phosphatase 1, chloroplastic/mitochondrial, producing MQSTSITPLHTYPILSHFHSINLNSNNKNKKSLKLSLRTSKCCCFTLSSTHSCSKDQEKPQNNSYSIDPDRQKDRIINWEEFYSSIQEQEERTQCNEEEEEEPEFELPDHSGIRTNMWWTDLKAALGQRINVEGIVSSLGVFSKDKHLAIPHVSVPDIRYIDWAELKKRGFEGVVFDKDNTITVPYSLSLWSPLASSIDQCKSLFGNNIAVYSNSAGLDEYDPDGRKARILERAIGIKVIKHGVKKPAGTAEEIEKQFGCESSRLIMVGDRPFTDIVYGNRNGFLTILTEPLSCAEEPLIVQQVRVLEVALVNRWSRQGMKPTTHTLLPDCQQCVKDDPL from the exons ATGCAGTCTACCTCAATTACTCCACTCCATACTTACCCAATTCTTAGCCATTTTCACTCTATTAATCTCAACAGcaacaacaagaacaagaaaAGTTTGAAACTTTCTCTCAGAACATCAAAGTGTTGTTGTTTCACTCTAAGTTCTACACATAGTTGCAGCAAAGACCAAGAAAAACCCCAAAACAACAGCTACAGTATCGACCCAGATCGACAGAAGGACCGCATAATAAATTGGGaagaattttattcttctaTTCAAGAACAAGAAGAGAGAACCCAGTGTAacgaggaggaggaggaagagccGGAATTTGAGCTTCCAGATCATTCAGGCATTAGAACAAACATGTGGTGGACAGACTTGAAAGCTGCATTGGGTCAGAGGATTAATGTGGAGGGGATTGTTTCTTCATTAGGGGTTTTCTCTAAAGACAAGCATTTGGCGATCCCACATGTTAGTGTGCCGGATATAAGGTATATTGATTGGGCTGAGCTAAAGAAAAGAGGGTTTGAAGGTGTGGTGTTTGATAAGGATAATACCATTACTGTTCCTTATTCTTTGAGCTTGTGGTCTCCTTTAGCTTCTTCTATTGATCAGTGCAAATCTCTGTTTGGTAACAATATTGCAGTGTATAGCAACTCAGCAG GATTAGATGAATATGACCCTGATGGTAGAAAAGCGAGAATTCTCGAACGTGCAATTGGAATTAAAGTTATTAAGCATG GGGTGAAGAAGCCAGCTGGAACAGCTGAAGAAATTGAAAAGCAATTTGGTTGTGAATCGTCAAGACTTATTATG GTGGGTGATAGGCCATTTACAGACATAGTTTATGGTAACAGAAATGGTTTTCTTACTATTTTGACAGAGCCATTAAGTTGTGCAGAGGAGCCATTAATTGTACAGCAG GTCAGGGTACTTGAGGTGGCCCTTGTGAACAGATGGTCTAGGCAGGGGATGAAGCCAACCACTCACACACTTCTTCCTGATTGCCAGCAGTGTGTAAAAGACGATCcactttag
- the LOC125875826 gene encoding xyloglucan endotransglucosylase protein 7-like yields MLLQLSVLALVLLSPVWADNFYQDATVTFGDQRAQIQDGGRLLALSLDKISGSGFQSKNEYLFGRFDMQLKLVPGNSAGTVTTFYLSSQGAGHDEIDFEFLGNSSGQPYTVHTNVYSQGKGNKEQQFRLWFDPTSSFHTYSIVWNSQRIIFLVDNIPIRVFNNHEALGVAFPKNQAMRVYASLWNADDWATQGGRVKTDWSMAPFTASYRNFNTNACVWSAATSTSSCGGSKTESVNNDQTWQTQQLNANGRNRVRWVQQKYMIYNYCADANRFSQGFSRECKRSRF; encoded by the exons ATGTTGCTGCAGCTATCTGTGCTTGCGCTTGTCTTACTATCCCCTGTTTGGGCTGATAATTTCTACCAAGACGCGACGGTCACCTTTGGTGACCAGCGCGCTCAGATACAAGATGGAGGGCGCCTTCTCGCCTTGTCCCTTGACAAAATTTCAGGTTCTGGATTTCAGTCTAAGAATGAGTATTTATTCGGAAGGTTCGATATGCAACTCAAACTCGTACCTGGAAATTCTGCTGGCACTGTCACCACATTCTAC TTGTCTTCTCAAGGAGCAGGGCACGATGAAATTGATTTTGAGTTTCTAGGAAATTCATCAGGACAACCTTACACGGTTCATACCAATGTTTACTCTCAAGGAAAAGGCAATAAAGAACAACAATTCCGCCTCTGGTTTGATCCAACTTCGTCGTTCCACACTTACTCTATTGTTTGGAACTCTCAACGCATCAT ATTTTTGGTGGATAATATCCCAATAAGAGTGTTCAACAACCATGAAGCACTTGGTGTTGCATTCCCGAAGAATCAAGCAATGAGAGTTTATGCGAGTTTATGGAATGCTGATGACTGGGCAACACAAGGAGGGAGGGTGAAGACGGATTGGTCTATGGCTCCGTTTACAGCTTCTTACAGAAATTTCAATACAAATGCTTGTGTTTGGTCAGCTGCTACATCTACTTCGTCTTGTGGAGGTTCTAAGACTGAGTCAGTAAACAATGATCAGACATGGCAAACTCAGCAATTGAATGCTAATGGCAGAAATAGGGTACGATGGGTTCAGCAGAAGTACATGATCTACAATTACTGTGCGGATGCTAATAGATTCTCTCAAGGCTTTTCTCGTGAATGCAAGCGTTCAAGGTTCTAA
- the LOC125875825 gene encoding probable xyloglucan endotransglucosylase/hydrolase protein 16 has product MANSHLLLISIVLMGSLVAVLAAGNFNDLTEITWGDGRGKILDGGKGLSLSLDKLSGSGFQSKNEYLYGRFDMQIKFVPRNSAGTVTTFFLSSQGEGHDEIDFEFLGNVTGEPYTVHTNVYSQGKGNKEQQFHLWFDPTTAFHTYTIVWNANRIVFLVDEIPIRVYNNHESIGIAYPKSQPMKVYCSLWNADEWATQGGRVKTDWTQAPFTATYRNINIDGCVVKSGASSCASRSTDSANNAKSWETHELDAKGRNRVRWVQSKHMVYNYCADSKRFPQGYSQECKRSRF; this is encoded by the exons atggctaATTCTCATTTACTTCTAATTTCCATTGTATTAATGGGCAGTTTAGTGGCTGTATTAGCTGCTGGTAATTTTAATGACCTAACAGAAATCACTTGGGGTGATGGACGTGGTAAAATATTAGATGGAGGTAAAGGTCTCTCTTTGTCACTTGACAAATTATCCGGGTCGGGTTTTCAATCGAAAAATGAATATCTCTATGGAAGATTCGACATGCAAATCAAATTCGTCCCTAGAAACTCTGCTGGCACTGTCACTACTTTCTTT ctATCGTCACAAGGAGAAGGACACGATGAGATCGATTTCGAGTTCTTGGGAAATGTGACTGGTGAGCCTTATACAGTGCACACCAATGTTTATTCTCAAGGAAAAGGAAACAAAGAACAACAATTTCACCTTTGGTTCGATCCAACTACAGCATTTCACACTTACACCATTGTTTGGAACGCTAACCGCATAGT GTTCTTGGTGGATGAGATTCCAATTAGAGTATACAACAACCATGAAAGCATTGGAATTGCATACCCCAAAAGTCAACCAATGAAAGTCTATTGTAGTTTATGGAATGCTGATGAATGGGCTACACAAGGAGGTAGAGTCAAAACTGATTGGACACAAGCACCATTTACCGCCACTTATAGGAACATCAATATTGATGGCTGCGTCGTTAAATCAGGCGCTTCCTCATGTGCCTCACGGTCCACTGATTCCGCGAACAATGCTAAGTCGTGGGAGACACATGAGCTTGATGCTAAGGGTCGGAACAGGGTCCGATGGGTACAGAGCAAACATATGGTTTATAATTATTGCGCGGATTCTAAGAGGTTTCCACAAGGATATTCACAAGAGTGTAAACGATCGAGGTTTTAA
- the LOC125875827 gene encoding xyloglucan endotransglucosylase/hydrolase protein 15-like, giving the protein MLLQLSVLALVLLSPVWADNFYQDAMVTFGDQRAQIQDGGRLLALSLDKISGSGFQSKNEYLFGRFDMQLKLVPGNSAGTVTTFYLSSQGAGHDEIDFEFLGNSSGQRYTVHTNVYSQGKGNKEQQFRLWFDPTSSFHTYSIVWSSQRIVFLVDNIPIRVFNNHEALGVAFPKNQAMRVYASLWNADDWATQGGRVKTDWSMAPFTASYRNFNTNACVWSAATSTSSCGGSKTESVNNDQTWQSQQLNANGRNRVRWVQQKYMIYNYCADANRFSQGFSPECKRSRF; this is encoded by the exons ATGTTGCTGCAGCTATCTGTGCTTGCGCTTGTCTTACTATCCCCTGTTTGGGCTGATAATTTCTACCAAGACGCGATGGTCACCTTTGGTGACCAGCGCGCTCAGATACAAGATGGAGGGCGCCTTCTCGCCTTGTCCCTTGACAAAATTTCAGGTTCTGGATTTCAGTCTAAGAATGAGTATTTATTCGGAAGGTTCGATATGCAGCTCAAACTCGTACCTGGAAATTCTGCTGGCACTGTCACCACATTCTAC TTGTCTTCTCAAGGAGCAGGGCACGATGAAATTGATTTTGAGTTTCTAGGAAATTCATCAGGACAACGTTACACGGTTCATACCAATGTTTACTCTCAAGGAAAAGGCAATAAAGAACAACAATTCCGCCTCTGGTTTGATCCAACTTCGTCGTTCCACACTTACTCTATTGTTTGGAGCTCTCAACGCATCGT ATTTTTGGTGGATAATATCCCAATAAGAGTGTTCAACAACCACGAAGCACTTGGTGTTGCATTCCCAAAGAATCAAGCAATGAGAGTTTACGCGAGTTTATGGAATGCTGATGACTGGGCAACACAAGGAGGACGGGTGAAGACAGATTGGTCTATGGCTCCGTTTACAGCTTCTTACAGAAATTTCAATACTAATGCTTGTGTTTGGTCAGCTGCTACGTCTACTTCGTCTTGTGGAGGTTCTAAGACTGAGTCAGTAAACAATGATCAGACATGGCAATCTCAACAACTGAATGCTAATGGCAGAAATAGGGTACGATGGGTTCAGCAGAAGTACATGATCTACAATTACTGTGCAGATGCTAATAGGTTCTCTCAAGGCTTTTCTCCTGAATGCAAGCGTTCAAG GTTCTAA
- the LOC125875818 gene encoding taxadiene 5-alpha hydroxylase yields MAIDMNFPLSNFTLLVSSIFFIIFFSLLLKQYYKNVHKNHITKKKLPPGEMGLPWLGETIEFYKSHKKNKLFEEFVEPRIEKYGKTFKTRLMGEPTVVVCGAKANMFFMSNEFKLVISSWPTSSVELMGKNSIMEKKGDIHRFLRGIISSSLTSTSLDTMVPKICNTIQSHLYINCTSQGQVDRTIKLYHLTKSLTFKIVFECFLGIMVKPGLLEMFEGVLEGAFSPPFKFPGSKFSRAISARMKVQKFLVEVIREKRNEIEFGRAQNEEGKLDESLLSRLVKAMIRGEVSEDEVVDNVVLLVFAAHDTTSFAIAMTFRMLAQHPTCYSLLLQEHANIMSNKGPDEGLSLEDTKKMKYTWQVARESMRLFPPIFGSFRKAIADIEFDGFTIPKGWKVLWTTYGTHNSAEYFKEPQNFDPSRFEEPVQPYAFIPFGGGPRLCAGYQLAKLNILIFVHYVVTKYNWSLVDHDEPIVMDPLPFPSKGMPIKISSKF; encoded by the exons ATGGCTATAGATATGAACTTTCCTCTTTCTAATTTCACCTTGTTAGTATCATCaatctttttcataattttcttttcccttttattgaaacaatattacaaaaatgtccacaaaaatcatattaccaaaaaaaaacttcCACCAGGAGAAATGGGGCTACCATGGCTAGGTGAAACCATAGAATTTTACAAATCTCACAAAAAGAACAAATTATTCGAAGAATTCGTCGAACCGCGTATAGAAAAATATGGGAAAACATTCAAAACAAGACTTATGGGTGAACCAACAGTAGTTGTATGTGGAGCAAAAGCCAATATGTTCTTCATGTCTAATGAATTCAAATTGGTAATAAGTTCTTGGCCTACTTCATCAGTTGAACTTATGGGAAAAAATTCAATTATGGAGAAAAAAGGTGATATACATCGATTCCTACGTGGCATAATTTCATCTAGTCTTACATCTACTAGTCTAGATACAATGGTGCCCAAAATTTGTAACACAATTCAATCACATTTGTACATAAATTGTACTAGTCAAGGTCAAGTAGACCGGACGATTAAGCTTTATCATCTTACTAAATCTTTGACATTTAAAATAGTATTCGAGTGTTTTTTAGGGATCATGGTGAAACCAGGATTACTTGAAATGTTTGAAGGAGTCTTGGAAGGGGCTTTTTCGCCACCTTTTAAGTTTCCAGGGTCAAAATTTTCGAGGGCTATAAGTGCAAGGATGAAAGTACAAAAATTTCTTGTTGAGGTTATTAGGGAGAAGAGAAATGAGATTGAATTTGGGCGGGCTCAAAATGAAGAAGGGAAATTAGATGAGTCATTGCTTTCGCGATTAGTGAAAGCAATGATTCGTGGTGAAGTTAGTGAAGATGAAGTTGTTGATAATGTAGTTTTGTTAGTGTTTGCTGCACATGATACAACTTCTTTTGCTATTGCTATGACATTTAGGATGTTAGCTCAACATCCGACTTGCTATTCTCTCCTCCTTCAAG AACATGCTAATATAATGAGCAACAAAGGACCAGATGAGGGACTATCTTTGGaagacacaaaaaaaatgaaatatacatGGCAAGTTGCTAGGGAAAGTATGAGGCTTTTTCCTCCTATATTTGGTTCATTTAGAAAAGCAATTGCTGACATTGAATTTGATGGATTCACTATTCCAAAAGGTTGGAAG GTATTGTGGACAACATATGGTACACATAATAGTGCAGAGTATTTTAAAGAGCCTCAAAATTTTGATCCAAGTAGATTTGAAGAGCCTGTTCAACCATATGCATTTATACCATTTGGAGGAGGTCCAAGATTGTGTGCTGGGTACCAATTGGCAAAGTTAAATATTCTTATATTTGTTCATTATGTTGTGACAAAATATAACTGGTCTTTGGTAGATCATGATGAACCAATTGTCATGGATCCCCTTCCTTTCCCTTCCAAAGGGATGCCCATTAAAATTTCTTccaaattttaa
- the LOC125875824 gene encoding peroxisomal and mitochondrial division factor 2-like — translation MADDTVTNGEVFDDAPVEIAVDETTDAASKTSALKQKIAALEQEKTQLLHENDVIKQRIEKLKSSIEESQSEKDELLKKVENFESENKALGSVAARAAQLEGEVSQLQHDLITAMNDLQGSNSELSGVKSALEGLKSTENEKSVKLEAVESEKNLLLSKLEKLEASGNNQKEEVEGKEEEIRVLKKHIEELKGTVVNNEEWEEEKKELHLVKEELEKRVKEMIEKAAELEKKLMEKERVIAERFVASNINGIPVGDDQVGFLGGDVNLPVVAASSVVAVAVVGVICYLRYGRKA, via the coding sequence ATGGCGGATGATACCGTTACCAACGGCGAGGTTTTCGACGACGCGCCGGTGGAGATTGCCGTTGACGAAACTACCGATGCTGCGTCGAAAACTTCTGCACTGAAACAGAAGATAGCGGCGCTTGAGCAAGAGAAAACTCAGCTTCTTCACGAGAATGATGTGATCAAACAGAGAATCGAGAAGCTCAAGAGTTCAATCGAGGAATCTCAGAGCGAAAAGGATGAGTTGTTGAAGAAGGTGGAGAATTTCGAGTCGGAGAACAAGGCTTTAGGATCAGTAGCCGCTAGAGCTGCTCAGCTGGAAGGGGAGGTATCTCAGCTGCAACATGATCTCATCACTGCTATGAATGATCTACAAGGTTCTAATTCTGAGTTATCAGGGGTGAAATCGGCATTGGAGGGATTGAAGAGTACTGAAAATGAGAAGAGTGTGAAGCTGGAGGCTGTTGAGAGTGAAAAGAATCTGTTGTTGTCAAAATTGGAGAAGTTAGAAGCTAGTGGAAACAATCAgaaagaagaagttgaaggaaaggaagaagaaattAGGGTTTTAAAGAAGCATATTGAGGAATTGAAGGGTACTGTTGTGAACAATGAGGAATGggaagaggagaagaaggagcTTCATTTGGTGAAGGAGGAATTAGAGAAGAGGGTTAAGGAGATGATTGAGAAAGCTGCAGAGTTGGAGAAGAAATTGATGGAGAAGGAAAGGGTCATTGCTGAAAGATTTGTTGCTAGCAATATTAATGGCATTCCTGTTGGTGATGATCAAGTTGGTTTCCTTGGCGGTGATGTAAATTTGCCAGTGGTTGCTGCATCTTCAGTTGTTGCAGTTGCAGTGGTTGGCGTTATTTGCTATCTTCGATACGGACGAAAAGCGTAA
- the LOC125875829 gene encoding protodermal factor 1, whose translation MAKQRSNQSSRILWAAFAALLLQNLVIPVVSFASFEEQKNYYTPDPHTGSPPTGSSTPPYHATPTHGSKPPANCGNPPKGGQHHDPTPASPSGGYYPHPPSTPTPTPSTPSTPTIVTPPTTPIIDPGTPSTPATPTPLPPFTCNYWRTHPGLIWGLFGWWGTVGGAFGVASAPGLGTNMNLLQALSNQHTDGLGQLYREGTASLLNSMVSKRFSYSTTQVKNNFATALSSDEAAASQAQLFKLANEGQLKPRA comes from the exons ATGGCGAAACAGAGAAGCAACCAGAGTTCTCGAATTCTGTGGGCCGCATTTGCTGCACTGCTCTTGCAGAATTTGGTCATTCCCGTCGTGTCGTTTGCTTCTTTTGAAGAACAGAAGAACTACTACACTCCTGATCCACATACGGGAAGTCCACCAACAG GCTCAAGCACACCACCTTATCATGCAACTCCAACTCATGGAAGCAAACCACCAGCGAACTGTGGTAACCCTCCAAAAGGAGGGCAGCATCATGACCCTACCCCAGCTTCTCCTTCAGGTGGCTACTATCCCCACCCTCCAAGTACACCTACACCTACACCTAGTACCCCCTCCACACCCACTATTGTAACCCCACCAACTACTCCTATCATTGACCCTGGCACTCCAAGCACTCCTGCTACCCCAACACCATTACCTCCTTTTACATGCAA TTACTGGAGGACTCACCCGGGACTGATATGGGGTTTGTTTGGTTGGTGGGGAACTGTTGGTGGTGCATTTGGCGTGGCTAGTGCTCCAGGGCTCGGCACAAACATGAACTTGTTGCAAGCACTTTCAAACCAACATACCGATGGACTTGGGCAACTCTACAGGGAAGGCACAGCTTCTTTGCTGAACTCCATGGTTAGCAAGAGGTTCAGTTACAGCACCACACAAGTCAAGAACAATTTTGCTACAGCACTCAGTTCAGACGAGGCTGCAGCATCTCAGGCACAGTTGTTCAAGTTAGCCAACGAGGGTCAGCTCAAGCCCAGAGCTTGA
- the LOC125875820 gene encoding uncharacterized protein LOC125875820 has protein sequence MFKRENRMLKQRNNGQCIRMPVITMFFVLICVLVWVLCRETGEKSDSLSGLIKENLSSFSFSVKLDPTVEFRNGTDLIWQIPDSPKAILFLAHGCNGKAANFWDRSPKCPNCVGLPEERLIVLNALARRFAVLAVSSAGRCWSMEEERLIVKDIIEWWVVKRKVQSLPIVALGASSGGYFVSVLATDLRFSSITIMIAEGLFDRMDISKSYPPTLFVHMPKDKWRSVRIARYLTLLQGKGIDVAEVKCMEFALSSNLLSDRIPGLDLATSVKLYSLFQEKDFVDTKGFMRNDGRAIQWKAALKESGIILPDKSIANHIQEEMNLAFAYHEMTSLQSEQIFNWFETHMS, from the coding sequence ATGTTCAAACGTGAAAACAGGATGCTGAAGCAACGAAATAATGGCCAATGTATACGAATGCCTGTTATTACtatgttttttgttttgatttgtgTTCTAGTTTGGGTTTTGTGTAGGGAAACTGGAGAAAAATCTGATTCATTGTCTGGTTTAATTAAGGAAAATTTGAGTAGTTTTAGCTTTTCGGTTAAGTTAGACCCGACTGTGGAGTTCAGAAATGGAACAGATTTAATATGGCAAATCCCGGACTCACCCAAGGCAATTCTTTTTCTGGCACATGGTTGTAATGGTAAAGCAGCGAACTTTTGGGACAGATCACCTAAGTGCCCAAATTGTGTGGGTTTACCTGAAGAAAGGCTTATTGTCCTTAATGCCTTAGCTAGGAGATTTGCAGTTCTTGCGGTGTCTAGTGCTGGGAGGTGCTGGTCGATGGAAGAAGAAAGGTTGATCGTTAAAGATATTATCGAATGGTGGGTTGTTAAACGAAAGGTTCAAAGCTTGCCTATTGTAGCTTTGGGTGCTTCATCTGGTGGATATTTTGTTTCAGTCCTTGCAACTGATTTAAGATTCAGTAGCATAACAATAATGATTGCTGAGGGATTGTTTGATCGAATGGACATTTCGAAGAGTTATCCTCCTACCCTTTTTGTGCACATGCCCAAAGATAAATGGAGAAGTGTGAGAATAGCGAGATACTTGACACTCCTGCAGGGTAAAGGCATTGATGTTGCAGAGGTCAAATGCATGGAATTTGCATTGTCATCAAATCTATTATCTGATAGGATTCCCGGTCTTGATCTAGCTACCTCTGTGAAGTTGTATAGTCTGTTCCAGGAAAAGGATTTTGTTGATACAAAAGGTTTCATGAGAAATGACGGGCGTGCAATACAATGGAAGGCAGCTCTCAAGGAGAGTGGGATTATTCTCCCAGACAAGTCCATAGCGAATCACATTCAAGAAGAAATGAACCTTGCGTTTGCTTATCATGAAATGACCAGTTTGCAGTCTGAGCAAATCTTTAACTGGTTTGAAACTCATATGAGCTGA